In Desulfovibrionales bacterium, one genomic interval encodes:
- a CDS encoding DUF721 domain-containing protein, producing MTLTSIGSILKKIASERNWEERFRVYSVWDCWDEVVGSVAARQAQPKSFKQGCLWVGVSDPMWMHHLQMSKEIMRDNLNARLGSPLIKDIRFTLSPPGPHKDPASQENSAGPDRR from the coding sequence ATGACGCTGACTTCCATCGGCAGCATCCTGAAGAAGATAGCCTCTGAGAGGAACTGGGAGGAACGGTTCAGGGTCTATAGTGTATGGGATTGCTGGGACGAGGTAGTAGGTAGTGTGGCAGCCCGGCAGGCCCAGCCTAAGAGTTTCAAACAGGGATGTCTCTGGGTCGGTGTCTCAGACCCCATGTGGATGCATCATTTGCAGATGTCCAAGGAAATAATGCGCGACAACCTTAACGCCAGGCTTGGCTCGCCGCTGATCAAGGATATCCGGTTTACCCTTTCGCCGCCCGGTCCTCATAAAGACCCTGCATCTCAGGAGAATAGCGCCGGGCCTGATCGTAGATAA
- a CDS encoding methyltransferase codes for MLAHFPNFKDKEIVVDIGCGCGVIPLIVAYRRPQVRLFGLELQEELFDLARRNVIANGLEDRITIQQGDLKNPEGIFFAPASCHRQIRRGGNLPMARPAAYADWVVSNPPYGRSSSGRLNPKEEKALARHEIAASLLDVLKAARYFLKPRGRTAIIYPARRAAGLISAMRDTGLEPKRLQVVYSYPGDEGRFVLVEAVKDGGEELKILPPFFIYDQARRYSPEMQGLYEDRAAKG; via the coding sequence ATCCTCGCCCATTTTCCAAACTTCAAAGATAAAGAGATTGTTGTGGATATTGGTTGTGGCTGCGGGGTTATCCCGCTTATTGTTGCCTACCGCAGGCCGCAGGTCCGTCTTTTTGGTCTGGAGCTGCAGGAGGAGCTCTTTGACCTGGCTAGGCGGAATGTAATCGCAAACGGCCTTGAAGATCGCATCACCATACAGCAGGGCGATTTAAAAAATCCGGAAGGGATATTCTTCGCCCCGGCGTCATGCCATAGGCAGATCCGCCGGGGCGGAAATCTGCCTATGGCACGACCGGCCGCGTATGCAGACTGGGTGGTCAGCAATCCCCCTTATGGCCGGTCATCATCCGGCCGTTTGAACCCAAAAGAAGAGAAGGCCCTGGCCCGGCATGAAATAGCCGCCTCACTTTTAGATGTCCTCAAAGCCGCGCGCTATTTTCTGAAACCACGCGGCCGGACAGCCATTATATATCCGGCCCGGCGCGCTGCCGGCCTCATAAGCGCCATGCGGGATACAGGGCTGGAGCCGAAGCGCTTACAGGTGGTGTATTCTTATCCGGGGGATGAAGGAAGATTTGTCCTGGTGGAGGCAGTCAAAGATGGCGGCGAAGAGCTAAAGATTCTGCCGCCGTTTTTTATCTACGATCAGGCCCGGCGCTATTCTCCTGAGATGCAGGGTCTTTATGAGGACCGGGCGGCGAAAGGGTAA